The sequence below is a genomic window from Sparus aurata chromosome 6, fSpaAur1.1, whole genome shotgun sequence.
CCTCAATGACCCGCGAGCTACAGCGTTGAATAACAGCAGATAACACTGTTTCGGATCCAGATGTTGAAGTGTAGTCAGTACTTGCAAATTCGACAGAGTGAGGGTTTTTTGTCTTCCATGTAATGCCTTTCGTGGTGTTGCTGCAGAGGGAGTTAAAGGCAATTCAAAACAATGGATTGgatcatcatcgtcatcctcCTCTCTAAATTCCTTTTACAACACAGGTTAAGACTGGACGGAGACTTAATGTAAGTAATCGTCTTCTGATGCTGTTGACATTATCATCAGTATCGCACGTCAGTATTTGTTCTAAATACAACTAGTCTGACTCACCGGATGTACACTGTGGGTATGAGCCTGCCACTTGGCAACCTATTTCAGGCGACATTCTCCTCCCCTTCAGCTATCTGCATGTTACCGTTTTCAGTATCCAGGTGGATacataaaagaagaaacaacaacaacctacacgctaggggtgggcgatatgACCTAaaatttcactgtgtttattttgtatttttgcagcGACAAATCACActgttacaaaaataaaagggaTACTCCACTCAAACATGAttctagcttttttttttcactctacTGGCAGTGTATctttacaaatgaaaaaaacaaaaacaaaacatttagtCTCTTGAAATTGGAATAAAAATGAGGTATGAGGTATGAGGAGGAGCAGCCTGCCAGATAATGTGATTCATTCTCACAGTTAGTCAAGCGGTAGGATTAGGCATCTCAACAGCGTTAATGTGGAGAAAACCCATTGGAGAAAACCCAAGTACAATACAGCAgcgacagacacacacacactgtcgaGGATCAGGAAGCAGGCAGAGCTCTCGTGTAATGTTAACAACAGAGCCAGCTGAGCATTTGTTGCAGCATTAAGTTACACAAAAAGCAATGTGACAAAACAGTTTCCCACATCTAACCTACTACTATAGTCACTTCAACAAAAGCTGAGTACTAGATACTCTAGTCGTGCTACAATAGACATGAGTCACTTAAGAGCAAGGATGTGCTAATGCTAAGCTCAACAGGTTAATCTGCAAAATGAAAAGTAACCTGAAGCCCTGGCAAAACTAACAAGTTTAAGTTTTTACTTGGTAATGATCCTTTGTTGAGCTGAGTTTTGAAGCGCATCCTGTTGTTTACGTTGAAAGAGCAGTCCAAGGTAAaatggttagcacacacatagcCTGTACGAGTTTCCTAGGTGTTGTAGGGACATTTACATAGGGAGTTTTACAAAACTGAAGTTAATCCACTGGATCTTCATTTCACTTCACTGGATCTTGCGGACAACAACGGAAAAGTGGAGGTGCTTTGTTATCTTCCATGTGTTTGTGATATTGAATCGCTGTTTGCACAGAAAACAGTAGTTACTGGATGTAACTTTAGTTCTATGATTATGTGCTTTGACCTCTAGCTGCATGTTTTCGCAGCCACAGTAAAGCACGTTGTTTTGAACCCACTAAAACATTCATGGCATCGATGACTCTGTTGCAAAATACATGTTATGACCAAGCATGACAGCTGTGATGGTGACCAAACCGGTAAACCACCCACCCTTACTACACGTTGATAATAACAAATTACCTTAATCTGGTTACTAATAGTACAAAGAATGATAAAGCTAGCAgcttttatcttttctttaGAGAGGTTTTGCCATTTTAATGCAAGCGCTCACCCCTACACTAATTTGCAAGGACATCATTGCTGCATGCTGTCCTTTGCACTGCCAAAGCTGATTGTGattgcaaacacaaaaaagccCGAGATGAAAGTTATGTTTGGTTATGTTTACGTGTGACATATAAAGCTAGAAGCAAGAACGTGATTAGCTTAGCAGTTGTTAGTTAGCTTAGCTCTTTCAGGGAAAAATATGCCTACAACACCTCTAAACATCACTCTAcaacattttatgttgtttgttttatctgcaCACAGTTGgaaatatgaaaataacaaGTTGTGCCTTAACAGGGAGTTAAAAGTGAATGTTGTAAGGTTTAGGTTTTGTAGGTTTAACTGTAGATAACATTGCAATTTAATCATACAAATCTCCCCCAAATCCTCtttgagattgtttttttttttttaacttttggttCATTCTGCAGATATTCCTTGAGGTCCTTTcgcagaatatttgaatgaaaaacacTCTTCTGATGTGAACTGATTTAACTTCAGTCGTCATCAGTTTGGCTTTAAGCATCCAACAATTATGCTCCTTTGGCAGTTGAAGTATTATAAATAAATCATGTGGTCTGCTACAGCTGGCAGAGCAGAGATCATAACCAATTGTGTGTAAGTTGctgaatgtgttgttttcactgATCCAATGAGAGGGCAGTTGATTACCTGCAGGTCTGATTACTTTGCTCCATTCAATTTGCTCATTCCCCTGAGCTGCAGAGCACATTAGTGATTGCCTGTTGTGACGGCCTGCGGTTCTGACAGCTTGTGTGCAGGTCTCAGACCTTGGCTGAGCCAAAATCGTAATCAGAGACACTGAAAAGAGACAGATTGGACGCTGGATCGATGCATTATGCAGCACCTGTTCAATCTGCAGACACTGGGGTTTGATATATGCATATTTTATAAAGACAGATGGACGGACTAACAGACGGATCGACTGAGGGACAGACAGgcatacagacagacatacagacaggcatacagagagacagacagacagacagatagatggatagatttGTGTAATGATCACTGTATTATGACAACTTATGTTGAGATGTCTGACATGAGGcgagagagaaaatgtattttgattcCCTCCTCCATACATCATTTCTCATCTGTCTGGATTGTCTTCTTGTCTCCCCAGCGCTGTCACCAAGCTGTTATTCATCCCTGCATCATGGAGGATCAGCCTGGTGCATCATGGGAGCTCCTCAACAGCGTGACAGACACAGTATGTGAGGGCTGAGAGGTGGTCATGGAGTCTGACAGCTACACCTCGGGCCCAGCCACCACTGACTGGGCTGGGATGGTGGCAGGCCTGGAGGGAACGGGAGTCCTTCAGGAGCAGGAAGGAGGGGGCTTGTCCAGCAGCCCTGCGTCATGGTTAATGCCGTACTCGCTGGGCTTCCAGGTGCCGCTCACCGCCTTCCTCATGCTGGAGCTGGTGCTGGGTTTCAGCAGCAACCTGACGGTACTGGTGCTCtactgctctcaatccaattTAGTGGACTCGGTGAGCAATATGGTGACCGTCAATCTGCACGTGCTGGATGTGGCGGTGTGCGTGCTGTGTCTGCCGCTCACTCTGGTGGTTGTTCTGCTGCCTCCAGGACCAAACCTGgccctgctctgctgcttccACGAGGCCTGCGTCACCTTTGCCAGCATAGCCACAGCCATCAACATCCTGGTTATCAGCATGGACCGATATGACATTTCAGTACGGCCGGCCAACAGGTTGCTGACGACACGTAGAGCAGCACTGCTCCTGGCTGCTGTTTGGGTCACCTCGGTGGCTGTGTTTTTCATCCCGTTCTTGGAGGAGCAGTGGTCCAGTGGGGATGGAGCAGAGGTGACAGGACAGGGGACACCTTTGTCCTTGTCCTCACGTGGCATCAGTGCCACAGTGGTGCCAGCATGGCGCAACCGGACGCTGCTGTGTATTGGTGGGCAGGGCTTCCACACGGGCCAGGGTATGTATTACCATCTTATCCTGCAGGTGCCCATCTTCTTCGTCACCGTGGCTGTCATGCTGTTCACCTACTCCAGAATACTGAGGGCTTTAAACATCCGCATTGGCTCCCACATGAAGAAGGGCCAGCGGTTCAGGGGTCCCTCTTGCGGGGGGCGCCACtcgaaacagaaaaaaaagaaggcggGGGTCAAAATGAATGACGGTgtagagggaggagggggaggggaacaGTGCACCACGGATGGCACAAAACAGCACAGCCACCCTCCCCTCATCCCCTCCCCTACCCCCACGCCCACAGCTACCTCCCCCCCAGCCCTGTCCTCTTCAGCACCCCTCGTCATCCCTGACACGGGTGCTGCCACCCACATGCCCTCCACCATGGGTGTCCAGGCCTCTGTGTCGGCCATCATTGCCCTGAGGCGGGCAGTGCGGCGACACAGGGATCGACGTGAGCGACAAAGGCGGGTGTTCAGGATGTCCCTCATCATTATCACCACCTTCCTGGGATGTTGGGCTCCCCTCTCTGTGACCAATGTGCTAATCCTTGGCATCGGCCCCAGTGACACCTTGGTCAGCGTACGCCTATGGTTCTTGGCCCTGGCCTATGGCACCACCGTCTCCCACCCACTGCTCTACGCCTTCACCCGACAGAAGCTGCGCCGTGCCCTCCGTGCCAAGGTTAAGAAGAGGGTAGTGTCCCTGCTCCAGGTAGACCCTTCTCCAGGGGGCACTGTCATACACAACTCCTGGGTGGAGAACAGAAAAACCAGTCGGCAGGTGCGGCTGGAAGCCAGCGAAGGTACTGACCGCTGCCTGGCAGAGGTCCTGTGAGACTGACACACGAGGGCCCACCTTGTATA
It includes:
- the LOC115582538 gene encoding G-protein coupled receptor 22-like gives rise to the protein MESDSYTSGPATTDWAGMVAGLEGTGVLQEQEGGGLSSSPASWLMPYSLGFQVPLTAFLMLELVLGFSSNLTVLVLYCSQSNLVDSVSNMVTVNLHVLDVAVCVLCLPLTLVVVLLPPGPNLALLCCFHEACVTFASIATAINILVISMDRYDISVRPANRLLTTRRAALLLAAVWVTSVAVFFIPFLEEQWSSGDGAEVTGQGTPLSLSSRGISATVVPAWRNRTLLCIGGQGFHTGQGMYYHLILQVPIFFVTVAVMLFTYSRILRALNIRIGSHMKKGQRFRGPSCGGRHSKQKKKKAGVKMNDGVEGGGGGEQCTTDGTKQHSHPPLIPSPTPTPTATSPPALSSSAPLVIPDTGAATHMPSTMGVQASVSAIIALRRAVRRHRDRRERQRRVFRMSLIIITTFLGCWAPLSVTNVLILGIGPSDTLVSVRLWFLALAYGTTVSHPLLYAFTRQKLRRALRAKVKKRVVSLLQVDPSPGGTVIHNSWVENRKTSRQVRLEASEGTDRCLAEVL